One Chromobacterium paludis genomic window carries:
- a CDS encoding PglL family O-oligosaccharyltransferase, giving the protein MLPALLFPSFWSAMTLPKLSERLSLLALGLIAIVPFASRVHFVPLPQWFGEINVIWLLLAAAVLLLPSGRLFDAMPRASWWCLLLAAIWAIQPQFVHLLFPGMSYVTALAWLSLALLASVTASLRGAFGERDFTVWLARAVIVGGLVQSLIGTAQVTGLAPVLGLFYDSSHPTSNIFGHIGQRNQYAHYLMWSVASGVYLYAVGRLGRNWLIALVLWMSLMLAWAGSRSILLYLVALSALSALWYWRRRDETMGRLMKAMWLASAVIVAAQFALPLFNHLISLITHADVENASGVARLAANGDDMGARRFAEMHKAWLTFQAHPLWGVGWAQYAAESVRLQPLPQFASAGYNSGLFTNAHNLIMQLLAEMGGPATALVVGGFVWAVWPFFGRQAEPEGVLALGCLAVTLTHSMLEYPLWYFYFLAMLVIFTAMAPRADRVASPLLRLPMLAALIWVGWLSISSTPMFWELVNLYTPTGNAQKDAKRAARLEEIIETKPLFAYHALYSLDDYLPINRDNLQRKLALEDRLTAFRPYPDVMLKRAQLEMLAGQQAKAEQTLRTTLASFPTYAGQFLEILGDANPAWEPMRKISREAYDKLPAKFRTLPE; this is encoded by the coding sequence ATGCTGCCGGCTCTGCTGTTTCCGTCCTTCTGGTCCGCCATGACTTTACCGAAACTATCCGAGCGCCTGTCGCTGCTGGCCCTGGGCTTGATCGCCATCGTGCCGTTCGCCTCGCGCGTGCATTTTGTGCCGCTGCCGCAGTGGTTTGGCGAAATCAATGTAATCTGGCTGCTGCTGGCGGCCGCGGTCTTGCTGCTGCCTTCCGGCCGCTTGTTCGATGCCATGCCGCGCGCGTCTTGGTGGTGTCTGCTGCTGGCCGCGATCTGGGCCATTCAGCCCCAATTTGTCCATTTGCTGTTCCCTGGCATGAGCTATGTCACGGCGCTGGCGTGGTTGTCGCTGGCCTTGCTGGCTTCGGTGACGGCGTCGCTGCGCGGCGCGTTTGGCGAGCGTGACTTTACAGTCTGGCTGGCGCGCGCCGTGATCGTCGGCGGCCTGGTGCAGTCCTTGATCGGCACCGCGCAGGTGACCGGCCTGGCGCCGGTGCTGGGGCTGTTCTATGACAGCTCCCATCCCACCAGCAATATCTTCGGCCATATCGGCCAACGCAATCAGTACGCGCATTACCTGATGTGGTCGGTGGCGTCCGGCGTTTATCTGTACGCGGTGGGCCGGCTGGGCCGCAACTGGCTGATCGCGCTGGTGCTGTGGATGTCGCTGATGCTGGCCTGGGCCGGCTCGCGCTCCATCCTGCTGTATCTGGTGGCGCTGTCCGCGCTGTCCGCGCTGTGGTACTGGCGCCGGCGCGACGAGACGATGGGCCGGCTGATGAAGGCGATGTGGCTGGCCAGCGCGGTAATCGTGGCCGCGCAGTTCGCCCTGCCGTTGTTCAACCATCTGATTTCGCTGATCACGCACGCCGATGTGGAAAACGCTTCCGGCGTGGCGCGGCTGGCGGCCAATGGCGACGACATGGGCGCGCGCCGCTTCGCCGAGATGCACAAGGCCTGGCTGACGTTCCAGGCGCATCCGCTGTGGGGCGTGGGCTGGGCGCAGTACGCGGCGGAAAGCGTGCGCTTGCAGCCCTTGCCGCAGTTTGCTTCCGCCGGCTACAACAGCGGGCTGTTCACCAACGCGCACAATCTGATCATGCAGCTGCTGGCGGAGATGGGCGGGCCGGCCACGGCGCTGGTGGTGGGCGGTTTCGTCTGGGCGGTGTGGCCGTTCTTTGGCCGCCAGGCGGAGCCGGAAGGCGTGCTGGCCCTGGGCTGCCTGGCGGTCACGCTGACCCACAGCATGCTGGAGTATCCGCTGTGGTACTTCTACTTCCTGGCCATGCTGGTGATCTTTACCGCCATGGCGCCGCGCGCGGACAGAGTCGCGTCGCCGCTGTTGCGCTTGCCCATGCTGGCGGCGCTGATCTGGGTGGGCTGGCTGTCCATCAGCAGCACGCCCATGTTCTGGGAGCTGGTCAATCTGTACACGCCCACCGGCAATGCGCAGAAGGACGCCAAACGCGCGGCGCGTCTGGAGGAAATCATTGAAACCAAGCCCTTGTTCGCCTACCACGCCTTGTACTCGCTGGATGATTATCTGCCGATCAACCGCGATAATCTGCAGCGCAAGCTGGCCTTGGAGGACAGGCTGACCGCCTTCCGTCCGTATCCCGACGTGATGCTGAAGCGCGCGCAGTTGGAAATGCTGGCCGGGCAGCAGGCCAAGGCGGAGCAGACGCTGCGCACCACGCTGGCGTCCTTCCCCACCTACGCCGGCCAGTTCCTCGAAATCTTGGGCGACGCCAATCCGGCATGGGAGCCGATGCGCAAGATCAGCCGCGAGGCCTACGACAAGCTGCCGGCCAAGTTCCGCACCTTGCCGGAATAA
- a CDS encoding PglL family O-oligosaccharyltransferase → MRASWSLGFVVASVVLPFFSPWHFQPVGDWVVIAVCLFFLGIGFVAMHFDGDGEKTSSISPAFIVLLLFSFLQFSRLQYNLPFSASNLFLCAVISLGLAQFDIVSREYLLAVAALLVLMTALLQGVLGFVQLLGFAPSAHGWVLFNPGSNDVMGNFGQRNQLAQFLGWGAVSAAYLYATGRMGRVATGSAVLVLALLMSWTGARLPLAYGLGLALLAWFWHRREPQDETVARMTHALAWSVLALALMQIFNQQIDSLLQALGLPIHVRSGSDRLLEAGFGARRYIEWSKAWLVFTQHPWFGVGLGGYAWHSAWLEAYGGWPKVPESTLFTQCHNLVFQLLAETGIVGTLLAIGGLLFCLLPYFRRGEQTAGNLLLISIAMMLLGHSMFEYPLWYLPFLLMLVIICTLSPAKGWTVQLSGRFRQVLGMSVGVLALAYVVTGIMPYRQLIHNFAPLPENTFQASLENSKRSLKLAQLARNPLWSWEADLSMVNYLQPDGIMRDLQLELAERVARYQPFPNVLIKLSILRALNGQAAPAKQALTMAIANYPNYTPVFQHELARYRQPELKPLQDMASKAVAAGAAQGGNTDAGRLAAVMAVAAPVTRKPMFGGL, encoded by the coding sequence ATGAGAGCTTCTTGGTCTCTTGGATTTGTGGTGGCGTCGGTTGTGTTGCCATTTTTCAGTCCATGGCATTTCCAACCTGTGGGTGATTGGGTTGTAATTGCGGTTTGCCTTTTTTTTCTCGGTATTGGCTTCGTCGCGATGCATTTTGACGGGGATGGTGAAAAGACATCTAGCATCTCCCCAGCGTTTATTGTTTTACTGCTCTTCAGTTTCTTGCAATTTTCCCGCCTGCAATATAACTTGCCGTTTTCAGCCTCTAATCTGTTTTTGTGTGCAGTTATTAGCTTGGGGCTGGCGCAGTTTGATATCGTCTCCCGCGAGTATTTACTGGCTGTTGCGGCCTTATTGGTGCTGATGACAGCTTTGCTGCAAGGAGTATTAGGTTTCGTTCAGCTGCTTGGATTTGCCCCCTCGGCGCACGGCTGGGTGCTGTTCAATCCCGGTTCAAATGATGTGATGGGTAATTTCGGCCAGCGCAACCAGCTGGCGCAGTTTTTGGGTTGGGGAGCGGTCTCCGCAGCTTACCTCTACGCTACGGGCCGCATGGGGAGAGTGGCGACGGGCAGCGCCGTGCTGGTGTTGGCGTTGCTGATGAGCTGGACAGGGGCGCGGCTGCCGCTGGCCTATGGTTTGGGCTTGGCTTTGCTGGCCTGGTTCTGGCATCGCCGCGAGCCGCAAGACGAGACGGTGGCGCGCATGACCCACGCCTTGGCTTGGTCGGTGTTGGCCCTGGCCTTGATGCAGATATTCAATCAGCAGATTGATAGTCTATTGCAAGCCTTGGGCTTGCCCATTCATGTGCGGAGCGGTTCGGACCGCCTGCTGGAGGCTGGTTTCGGCGCGCGCCGCTATATCGAGTGGAGCAAGGCCTGGCTGGTGTTTACCCAGCATCCCTGGTTTGGCGTGGGCCTGGGAGGCTATGCTTGGCACTCCGCCTGGTTGGAGGCTTATGGCGGCTGGCCCAAAGTGCCGGAAAGCACTTTGTTCACGCAGTGCCATAATCTGGTTTTCCAGCTGCTGGCGGAAACCGGCATTGTTGGCACGCTGCTGGCGATCGGCGGCCTGCTGTTTTGCCTGTTGCCTTATTTCCGGCGCGGCGAGCAGACGGCCGGCAATCTGCTGTTGATCAGCATTGCCATGATGTTGTTGGGGCACTCGATGTTTGAATACCCGCTGTGGTATCTGCCTTTTTTGCTGATGCTGGTGATCATTTGCACGCTGAGTCCGGCCAAGGGCTGGACCGTGCAATTGAGCGGGCGCTTCCGGCAAGTTCTGGGCATGAGCGTCGGTGTGCTGGCTCTGGCCTATGTGGTGACCGGCATCATGCCTTACCGGCAGTTGATCCATAATTTCGCGCCGCTGCCAGAAAACACCTTCCAAGCCAGCCTGGAGAATTCCAAGCGCTCCTTGAAACTGGCCCAGCTGGCGCGTAACCCCTTGTGGAGCTGGGAGGCGGATTTGTCCATGGTCAATTATCTGCAGCCGGACGGCATCATGCGCGACTTGCAGCTGGAGCTGGCTGAGCGGGTGGCGCGCTATCAGCCGTTTCCGAATGTGCTGATCAAGCTGTCCATTTTGCGGGCATTGAATGGTCAAGCCGCACCGGCGAAGCAGGCGCTGACCATGGCAATTGCCAATTATCCCAATTACACGCCGGTGTTTCAGCATGAGCTGGCGCGCTACCGCCAGCCAGAGCTGAAGCCTTTGCAGGACATGGCTTCCAAGGCGGTGGCGGCCGGCGCGGCGCAGGGCGGGAATACCGATGCCGGCCGCCTGGCCGCGGTGATGGCAGTGGCGGCGCCGGTCACGCGCAAGCCCATGTTCGGCGGCTTGTAA
- the ftsX gene encoding permease-like cell division protein FtsX produces the protein MKHFLYLNWQSAKQALVKILRQPFGSMLTLLMLALALALPLSLYLAVSSVQDWVGRLTATPQITLFMELSAEEADLAAVQTTLAHHPKVQSFTFVSKAKALQDLEQRNGLAGLSDGLAGNPLPDAFVVTPKTMEPRELDMLQKELSGLPMVEMAQFDAHWAKRLFGMVEMGQKLTWFLAAALGLALVLVTHNAIRMQILARQDEIEVSKLIGATDSFIRRPFLYHALWQGVLAALLAWGLSSWLAALANPSIREFAMLYGERVELRGLNAPELAALIATSAVLAMLGARLAADHHLRKVEPK, from the coding sequence ATGAAACACTTTCTCTATTTGAACTGGCAGAGCGCCAAGCAAGCGCTGGTCAAGATTCTGCGCCAACCCTTCGGCAGCATGCTGACGCTGCTGATGCTGGCGCTGGCGCTGGCGCTGCCTTTGTCGCTCTACCTCGCCGTCAGCAGCGTGCAGGACTGGGTGGGCCGCCTCACCGCCACACCGCAAATCACCTTGTTCATGGAGTTGTCCGCGGAAGAAGCCGATCTGGCCGCGGTGCAGACCACGCTGGCCCACCATCCCAAGGTCCAGAGCTTCACTTTCGTCAGCAAAGCCAAGGCCCTGCAAGACCTGGAGCAACGCAATGGCCTGGCTGGCCTGTCCGACGGCTTGGCCGGCAACCCGTTGCCAGACGCCTTCGTGGTGACCCCCAAGACCATGGAGCCACGCGAACTGGACATGCTGCAGAAGGAGCTGTCCGGCCTGCCCATGGTGGAAATGGCCCAGTTCGACGCGCACTGGGCCAAGCGCCTGTTCGGCATGGTGGAGATGGGCCAGAAGCTGACCTGGTTCCTGGCCGCCGCGCTGGGCCTCGCCCTGGTGCTGGTGACGCACAACGCCATCCGCATGCAGATTCTGGCGCGCCAAGATGAAATCGAGGTCTCCAAGCTGATCGGCGCCACCGACAGCTTCATCCGCCGCCCCTTCCTGTACCACGCGCTGTGGCAAGGCGTGCTGGCCGCGCTGCTGGCATGGGGCCTCAGCAGCTGGTTGGCGGCGCTGGCCAATCCGTCCATTCGGGAGTTCGCCATGCTGTACGGCGAAAGAGTGGAGCTGCGCGGCCTGAATGCCCCGGAGCTGGCGGCGCTGATCGCCACTTCGGCCGTGCTGGCCATGCTGGGCGCGCGGCTGGCGGCGGACCATCATCTGCGCAAGGTCGAACCCAAATGA
- the rpoH gene encoding RNA polymerase sigma factor RpoH: protein MNTTFALPVPSTSGSLEQYIQAVNSVPMLTPEQETELATRFQQENDLEAARQMVLSHLRVVVSVARGYAGYGLPQADLIQEGNIGLMKAVKRFEPGRGVRLFSFAIHWIKAEIHEFILRNWRLVRIATTKPQRKLFFNLRSMKSGFSALSEQEAKSIAADLGVKPEEVREMEIRMTGQDVSLLADSDDDDSYAPIDWLADSHSEPTRALERRAFDHLQSEGLEYALSTLDDRSRRIVEARWLADDSGATLHELAAEFGVSAERIRQIEAKALSKMKAALSEGVVLDQ from the coding sequence ATGAACACAACATTTGCCCTTCCCGTCCCGTCCACCAGCGGCAGCCTGGAACAATACATCCAGGCCGTGAACAGCGTGCCGATGCTGACGCCGGAGCAGGAAACCGAACTCGCCACCCGTTTCCAACAGGAAAACGATCTGGAGGCGGCTCGGCAAATGGTGCTGTCGCACCTGCGCGTGGTGGTGTCCGTCGCGCGCGGCTATGCCGGCTACGGCCTGCCGCAGGCCGACCTGATCCAGGAAGGCAATATCGGCCTGATGAAGGCGGTCAAGCGTTTCGAGCCGGGCCGCGGCGTGCGCCTGTTCTCGTTCGCCATCCACTGGATCAAGGCCGAGATCCACGAATTCATCCTGCGCAACTGGCGTTTGGTGCGCATCGCCACCACCAAGCCGCAGCGCAAGCTGTTTTTCAATCTGCGCAGCATGAAGAGCGGTTTCTCCGCGCTGTCCGAGCAGGAAGCCAAATCCATCGCCGCCGACCTGGGCGTCAAACCCGAAGAAGTGCGCGAAATGGAAATCCGCATGACCGGCCAGGATGTTTCCCTGCTGGCCGACAGCGACGACGATGACAGCTACGCGCCGATAGACTGGCTGGCGGACAGCCACAGCGAGCCGACGCGCGCGCTGGAGCGCCGCGCCTTCGACCATCTGCAGTCCGAAGGCCTGGAATACGCGCTGTCCACGCTGGACGACCGCAGCCGCCGCATCGTGGAGGCGCGCTGGCTGGCCGACGACAGCGGCGCCACGCTGCATGAGCTGGCGGCGGAGTTCGGCGTCTCCGCCGAACGCATCCGCCAGATCGAAGCCAAGGCCTTGAGCAAGATGAAGGCCGCGCTCAGCGAAGGCGTGGTACTGGATCAATAG